From a region of the Fischerella sp. JS2 genome:
- a CDS encoding pentapeptide repeat-containing protein, translating into MKFWRVFAALILAMTLLLFPLSAEAAKSSSSRFAGYQQMSNADFSGQTLIREEFTKVKLDQANFSNADLRGAVFNSAYLEKANLHGADFTNGIAYLADFRDADLSDAIFTDAMLLYSTFDNVDITGTDFTNAVLDGSELKKLCAKASGVNSKTGVSTRESLECS; encoded by the coding sequence ATGAAGTTTTGGCGAGTATTTGCAGCCCTTATCTTAGCTATGACGCTGCTGTTGTTTCCCCTGTCAGCAGAAGCAGCAAAATCTTCTAGCAGCCGTTTTGCAGGCTATCAGCAAATGAGTAATGCAGATTTTTCTGGTCAAACCTTAATTCGTGAAGAGTTTACCAAGGTGAAACTGGATCAAGCTAATTTTAGTAATGCTGATTTGCGTGGTGCTGTTTTTAACAGTGCGTATTTAGAAAAAGCAAATCTACATGGGGCAGATTTTACCAATGGCATCGCTTATCTAGCTGATTTTCGTGATGCGGATTTAAGTGATGCAATTTTTACAGACGCCATGTTGCTCTATTCTACTTTTGATAATGTTGATATCACAGGTACTGATTTTACCAATGCAGTTTTAGACGGGTCAGAATTGAAAAAACTCTGTGCTAAGGCAAGTGGTGTAAATTCAAAAACCGGTGTGTCTACCAGAGAATC
- the gcvP gene encoding aminomethyl-transferring glycine dehydrogenase translates to MVISAPRPQSGNQQVLGESTEKLSDFKQRHIGPNADDIQQMLDVLGVSSLDDLINQTVPQSIRLPYALNLPEALSEYAALAKLKEIALKNQIFRSFIGMGYYDTITPAVIQRNILENPGWYTAYTPYQPEIAQGRLEALLNFQTMIIDLTGLEIANASLLDEATAAAEAMSMSYGICKNKANAFFVSQNCHPQTIDVLQTRAKPLGIKIIISDHESFDFSELSEPIFGAILQYPASDGTIYDYRAFVEKAHAVGALVTVAADPLSLTLLTPPGEFGADIAIGSTQRFGIPLGYGGPHAAYFATKEEYKRQVPGRIVGVSKDTQGQPALRLTLQTREQHIRREKATSNICTAQVLLAVMASMYAVYHGPAGLKKIAENIHTLTGTLAAGLKNLGYKISSESFFDTIRVELGSRSLQEILAACEAKKINLRVFDETAVGISLDETTTTEDLQNLLEIFALGEEFILPTPPPPHLPLKRTSPYLTHPIFNRYHSETELLRYLHKLETKDLSLTTSMIPLGSCTMKLNATSEMIPVTWAEFGKIHPFAPQSQTQGYQILFQELEAWLAEITGFAGISLQPNAGSQGEYAGLLVIHKYHESRGEAHRNVCLIPTSAHGTNPASAVMCGMKVVAVACDLQGNIDLNDLKAKAEKHSNELAALMVTYPSTHGVFEEAIQEICAVVHAHGGQVYMDGANMNAQVGLCRPGDIGADVCHLNLHKTFCIPHGGGGPGMGPIGVAAHLVEFLPGNAVVAISHHNPKSIGAISAAPWGSASILVISWMYIAMMGADGLTDATKVAILNANYIAKRLEAHYPILYQGKNGYVAHECILDLRSLKKSANIEIDDVAKRLMDYGFHAPTVSWPVAGTIMVEPTESESKEELDRFCDAMISIRQEVAAIEAGKADVQDNVLKNAPHTAESLIIGEWNHPYSREQAAYPAPWTREHKFWPAVGRIDAAFGDRNFVCSCLPMEAYS, encoded by the coding sequence GTGGTAATATCTGCTCCTCGTCCCCAGTCAGGTAATCAGCAAGTTCTGGGCGAAAGCACTGAAAAATTAAGTGATTTTAAGCAAAGACATATTGGCCCTAACGCCGATGATATACAGCAAATGCTGGATGTGCTGGGGGTTTCTTCCCTAGATGATCTCATCAACCAAACAGTACCGCAGTCCATCCGGCTACCTTATGCTTTAAATTTGCCAGAAGCACTTAGTGAGTACGCAGCACTAGCAAAGTTAAAAGAAATTGCTTTAAAAAACCAAATTTTCCGTTCATTCATTGGTATGGGATATTACGACACTATCACTCCGGCGGTGATACAGCGTAATATTTTAGAAAACCCAGGTTGGTACACTGCCTATACTCCTTATCAGCCAGAAATTGCCCAAGGGCGACTAGAAGCACTGTTGAATTTCCAAACTATGATTATCGATCTAACGGGTTTGGAAATTGCGAATGCTTCATTATTAGATGAAGCCACAGCCGCAGCCGAAGCAATGAGTATGAGCTATGGTATTTGCAAAAATAAAGCAAATGCCTTCTTTGTCTCGCAAAACTGCCATCCCCAAACTATTGATGTGTTGCAGACACGGGCTAAGCCTTTGGGAATCAAGATTATCATCAGCGACCATGAATCTTTTGATTTCTCAGAACTCTCAGAACCGATTTTTGGGGCAATTCTGCAATACCCCGCCAGTGATGGCACTATTTACGACTACCGCGCTTTTGTAGAAAAAGCACATGCTGTGGGAGCATTGGTAACGGTAGCAGCAGACCCTTTAAGCTTGACACTATTGACTCCTCCAGGGGAATTTGGTGCTGATATCGCTATTGGTAGTACTCAGCGCTTCGGTATTCCCCTGGGTTACGGTGGCCCCCATGCGGCATACTTTGCTACCAAAGAAGAGTATAAGCGGCAAGTACCAGGACGAATTGTGGGCGTATCAAAAGATACCCAAGGTCAACCAGCATTACGTTTGACTTTACAAACCCGCGAACAACACATCCGGCGAGAAAAAGCTACTAGCAATATTTGTACAGCACAGGTGTTACTGGCTGTGATGGCAAGTATGTATGCTGTTTATCATGGTCCGGCAGGACTGAAAAAAATAGCTGAGAATATTCACACCTTGACTGGAACCTTAGCAGCAGGATTGAAAAATCTGGGTTACAAAATTAGTTCTGAAAGTTTCTTTGATACTATTCGTGTAGAACTAGGAAGTCGCAGTTTACAAGAAATTCTCGCTGCTTGTGAAGCCAAAAAAATTAACCTACGGGTTTTTGATGAAACTGCTGTAGGTATTTCACTGGATGAAACAACAACTACAGAAGATTTACAAAATCTCTTAGAAATTTTCGCCCTTGGAGAAGAGTTTATTCTCCCCACCCCCCCACCTCCCCACCTCCCCCTTAAGCGGACAAGCCCATACCTCACCCACCCCATCTTCAACCGTTATCACTCAGAAACCGAGTTGCTGCGTTACCTGCACAAGTTGGAAACCAAAGACTTGTCGTTAACTACATCAATGATTCCTTTGGGGTCATGTACGATGAAGTTGAATGCAACCTCAGAAATGATTCCAGTCACTTGGGCAGAATTTGGTAAAATTCATCCCTTTGCACCACAGTCACAAACTCAGGGTTATCAAATTCTTTTCCAAGAGTTGGAAGCATGGTTAGCAGAAATTACTGGTTTTGCAGGAATTTCTCTGCAACCAAATGCTGGTTCCCAAGGTGAATATGCCGGGTTGCTGGTAATCCACAAGTATCACGAAAGTCGCGGGGAAGCACACCGCAATGTTTGCTTAATTCCTACATCTGCCCACGGAACTAACCCAGCAAGTGCGGTGATGTGTGGGATGAAAGTGGTAGCTGTCGCTTGTGATCTTCAAGGTAATATTGACTTGAATGATCTCAAGGCAAAAGCAGAAAAGCATAGCAACGAACTCGCTGCTTTGATGGTGACTTATCCTTCTACCCACGGCGTGTTTGAAGAAGCAATTCAAGAAATTTGTGCTGTGGTTCATGCCCACGGTGGACAAGTCTACATGGATGGGGCAAATATGAATGCCCAGGTGGGACTTTGTCGTCCGGGAGATATTGGGGCGGATGTTTGCCACTTGAACTTACACAAAACTTTTTGTATTCCCCACGGTGGTGGTGGGCCTGGTATGGGACCGATTGGCGTAGCAGCCCATTTAGTAGAATTCTTGCCTGGAAACGCCGTTGTTGCAATATCACACCACAATCCAAAATCGATAGGCGCGATTTCTGCTGCACCTTGGGGTAGCGCTTCCATCTTGGTAATTTCTTGGATGTACATCGCGATGATGGGTGCAGATGGTTTGACGGATGCTACAAAAGTGGCTATTCTCAATGCCAACTACATCGCTAAACGACTGGAAGCACACTATCCTATTTTGTATCAAGGCAAAAATGGGTATGTTGCCCATGAGTGTATTTTAGATTTGCGATCGCTCAAAAAATCTGCCAACATCGAAATTGATGACGTAGCTAAGCGGTTGATGGACTATGGCTTCCACGCACCCACTGTTTCTTGGCCTGTGGCGGGTACAATCATGGTGGAACCTACCGAAAGCGAGTCCAAGGAAGAGTTGGATAGGTTCTGCGATGCGATGATTAGTATTCGTCAAGAAGTTGCCGCAATTGAAGCAGGTAAGGCGGATGTGCAAGATAATGTCCTGAAAAATGCACCCCACACTGCCGAAAGTCTAATTATCGGAGAATGGAATCATCCTTACTCCCGTGAACAAGCTGCTTACCCTGCACCTTGGACACGCGAACACAAATTCTGGCCTGCTGTTGGGCGTATTGATGCAGCTTTTGGAGACAGGAATTTTGTTTGTTCTTGTCTACCTATGGAGGCATATTCGTAG
- the gcvT gene encoding glycine cleavage system aminomethyltransferase GcvT: MAKPEENALPLYQTPLYFLAQELKARLTSFGGWEMPVQFSGITTEHQAVRNTAGIFDISHMGKFILKGKNLIAQLQYLVPSDLSRLQPGQAQYTVLLNPQAGIIDDIIFYYQGENSDGEQQGVIIVNAATTSKDKTWLLQHLDTKEINFQDLSQGKILIAVQGPKAVEYLQPFVPADLSSVKAFGHLEASVLDKPAFVARTGYTGEDGFEVMLGPEEGVKLWRSLVEAGVIPCGLGARDTLRLEAAMALYGQDIDDTTTPLEAGLGWLVHLDTKGDFIGRPILERQKAAGVQRRLVGLQMQGRNIARHGYQVLSAGVIVGEVTSGTLSPTLGYPIALAYVPTQLASVGQQLDIEIRGKTYPATVVKKPFYRSQTRISK; this comes from the coding sequence GTGGCTAAACCAGAAGAAAACGCCCTTCCCCTATATCAAACACCTCTATATTTCCTTGCCCAAGAACTAAAAGCACGACTGACTAGCTTTGGCGGTTGGGAAATGCCCGTACAATTTAGTGGCATTACCACAGAACACCAAGCAGTAAGAAATACTGCTGGCATATTCGATATTTCCCACATGGGCAAATTTATTCTCAAAGGAAAAAACCTAATTGCCCAACTTCAGTACTTAGTTCCATCAGACTTAAGTCGCCTGCAACCAGGTCAAGCTCAATACACCGTCTTATTAAATCCACAAGCTGGTATCATCGACGACATTATATTCTACTATCAAGGGGAAAACTCTGACGGCGAACAGCAAGGAGTAATAATAGTCAATGCTGCGACAACGAGTAAAGATAAAACATGGCTATTGCAACACCTTGACACCAAAGAAATTAATTTCCAAGACCTTTCCCAAGGAAAAATCTTAATTGCTGTCCAAGGCCCAAAAGCTGTTGAGTATCTTCAGCCTTTTGTGCCAGCAGACTTATCATCAGTGAAAGCCTTCGGACACTTAGAAGCATCCGTTTTAGATAAGCCCGCCTTTGTTGCTCGCACAGGCTACACAGGCGAAGATGGATTTGAGGTGATGCTAGGCCCAGAAGAAGGCGTAAAATTATGGCGTAGTCTTGTTGAGGCTGGTGTCATTCCCTGTGGACTTGGTGCTAGAGACACCCTGCGACTAGAAGCAGCAATGGCACTCTACGGACAAGATATTGATGATACCACCACGCCCTTAGAAGCAGGTTTAGGTTGGTTGGTGCATCTTGATACCAAAGGAGATTTTATTGGTCGTCCTATCTTGGAACGACAAAAAGCTGCGGGAGTGCAGCGCCGACTGGTAGGTTTGCAAATGCAAGGACGCAACATTGCCCGTCATGGCTACCAAGTACTATCAGCAGGTGTCATAGTGGGAGAGGTAACTAGTGGTACACTATCACCCACACTTGGTTATCCCATTGCCCTAGCATATGTTCCTACCCAGCTAGCAAGCGTTGGTCAGCAGCTAGATATAGAAATTCGCGGTAAAACATACCCAGCCACAGTAGTTAAGAAACCGTTTTACCGTTCTCAAACTCGGATCTCAAAATAA
- a CDS encoding type II toxin-antitoxin system HicB family antitoxin yields the protein MKLKVVLELSNEGGYTVYVPSLPGCISEGETIEEALENIQEAIELYLEPLEDEITQEGTIVRELVL from the coding sequence ATGAAGTTAAAAGTTGTATTAGAACTCAGTAATGAAGGTGGATACACTGTTTACGTTCCTTCACTTCCAGGCTGCATTAGTGAAGGAGAAACCATCGAAGAAGCATTAGAAAATATCCAAGAGGCAATAGAACTCTATCTTGAACCATTGGAAGATGAAATTACTCAAGAAGGCACAATTGTGAGGGAACTGGTGCTGTGA
- a CDS encoding serine/threonine-protein kinase yields the protein MSSYPDFSSQGYQVITELGRNREGGRITWLATDLNKFQQVVLKQFCFAQIGSNWSAYNAHEREIQVLQELNHPGIPRYLGAFETEDGFCLIQEYKNASTLAEPRSFQPEEIKQIAVKGLEILVYLQNRIPPVIHRDIKPENILVDDQLNVYLIDFGMSCFGSQEVSGSSVFKGTPGFIPPEQMRQPTLASDLYGLGATLICLLTGTKSTAIQNLTDNDDPYLINFRHLLPRLSLRFLNWLELMVQPSLKKRFTNAQTALEALKPLDVIRVPGVELSQSVLEFQATRLGERLTQTITVENPIPDTVLAGTWEVAPHLQDPPHTPNAHTWISVEPTKFTRDRTVCHIHVDSSKLMADKLYKRQLLLHTNAYPEIYPMTVRVQTAPLPIEKRKLPYAGLAALLSASAIASVFTTYFILPILYTKFMSLIAGIVAVWVVLIAWARMTNSFEAAEILVTVVIDVVSVALFIAVTRAVALAFAWALGDDIGIFVVIIAGSIAFTYAPFRLCMEFSEYSDTPKYTQDVSTAVLFLLTLALGTSIGIGSLVGFLDPYILSALAMTGLPLVTMLLYPPLRRRQLIAKYRQSEERLIKP from the coding sequence ATGAGTAGCTATCCAGATTTTTCCTCACAAGGTTATCAAGTTATCACTGAACTAGGACGAAATCGAGAAGGGGGACGAATTACCTGGCTTGCAACTGACTTAAATAAGTTTCAACAGGTGGTATTGAAGCAGTTTTGCTTTGCCCAAATTGGTTCCAATTGGTCGGCTTATAACGCCCATGAACGAGAAATTCAAGTGCTACAGGAACTTAATCATCCTGGTATTCCCCGTTATTTAGGTGCATTTGAAACTGAAGATGGCTTTTGTCTGATTCAAGAATACAAAAATGCTTCTACTCTTGCAGAACCACGCAGCTTTCAACCTGAGGAAATTAAACAAATTGCCGTCAAAGGACTAGAAATTTTAGTTTATTTGCAAAATCGCATTCCTCCCGTCATTCATCGAGATATTAAACCAGAAAACATTCTGGTGGATGACCAACTTAATGTTTATTTGATTGACTTTGGGATGAGTTGCTTTGGTAGCCAAGAAGTATCTGGTAGTAGTGTATTTAAAGGTACTCCTGGTTTTATCCCGCCTGAGCAAATGCGACAGCCTACTTTAGCCTCTGATCTTTATGGTTTGGGTGCAACGCTGATTTGTCTACTCACAGGTACAAAATCAACTGCAATTCAGAATTTGACTGATAATGATGACCCTTATTTAATCAATTTCCGTCATTTACTACCGAGACTAAGTCTGCGCTTTCTGAACTGGCTGGAATTGATGGTGCAACCAAGTCTCAAAAAACGCTTTACCAATGCTCAAACGGCTTTAGAAGCACTAAAACCACTTGATGTCATCCGTGTACCAGGAGTTGAGTTGAGTCAATCTGTGCTAGAGTTCCAAGCGACTCGCTTAGGCGAAAGACTGACGCAAACTATCACTGTCGAAAATCCAATACCTGACACAGTTTTGGCGGGTACATGGGAAGTCGCCCCCCATCTCCAAGATCCACCACATACCCCAAATGCTCACACTTGGATTTCTGTAGAGCCTACTAAGTTTACCCGCGATCGTACTGTGTGTCATATTCATGTGGATAGTAGCAAGTTGATGGCTGACAAGTTGTATAAACGTCAGCTGCTTCTGCATACGAATGCGTATCCAGAAATTTATCCTATGACTGTGAGAGTACAAACAGCTCCTCTACCGATTGAGAAGCGAAAATTACCGTATGCTGGGCTTGCTGCTTTGCTGTCGGCCTCTGCCATCGCATCTGTCTTTACAACTTACTTCATACTACCCATACTTTACACTAAGTTTATGTCTTTGATAGCGGGTATAGTTGCTGTTTGGGTTGTGCTTATAGCTTGGGCAAGGATGACGAATAGTTTTGAGGCTGCCGAGATTTTAGTTACAGTTGTTATTGATGTTGTCAGTGTGGCTTTGTTTATAGCAGTGACAAGGGCGGTAGCTTTGGCTTTTGCTTGGGCTTTGGGGGATGACATCGGGATTTTTGTTGTGATCATAGCTGGGTCAATAGCTTTCACCTATGCTCCGTTCAGGCTTTGTATGGAGTTTTCTGAATATTCGGATACGCCAAAATATACACAGGATGTGTCTACAGCTGTGTTGTTTCTACTCACATTGGCATTAGGAACCAGCATCGGAATTGGCTCTTTAGTCGGATTTCTTGATCCCTACATCCTATCAGCACTAGCCATGACCGGATTACCCCTAGTAACTATGTTGCTTTATCCACCCCTCCGGCGACGTCAGTTAATTGCTAAATACCGCCAGTCAGAAGAACGTCTCATCAAGCCATGA
- the gcvH gene encoding glycine cleavage system protein GcvH, translating to MSLEYPQDLRYLDTHEYVRLEGEIATIGITAFAVDQLGDVVFLELPDIGDAVTKGEKIGTIESVKAVEDLNSPVTGTVIERNEEMIESPEQIAEDPYGEGWFIKVRVNDPGEIDDALTAQEYSAEVEG from the coding sequence ATGTCTTTGGAATATCCACAGGATTTAAGGTACTTAGATACTCATGAATATGTGCGTCTAGAAGGTGAAATAGCCACAATTGGTATTACTGCCTTTGCTGTAGATCAACTAGGAGATGTTGTATTTTTGGAATTGCCAGATATTGGTGACGCTGTTACCAAGGGAGAAAAAATTGGCACCATCGAATCCGTCAAAGCTGTTGAAGATTTAAACTCACCAGTAACTGGCACTGTTATAGAACGTAATGAGGAGATGATCGAATCTCCCGAACAAATAGCAGAAGATCCCTACGGTGAGGGATGGTTTATTAAAGTACGGGTGAATGACCCTGGTGAAATTGATGATGCACTTACAGCACAGGAATATAGTGCTGAGGTGGAGGGGTAG